From the Quercus lobata isolate SW786 chromosome 6, ValleyOak3.0 Primary Assembly, whole genome shotgun sequence genome, one window contains:
- the LOC115995459 gene encoding G-type lectin S-receptor-like serine/threonine-protein kinase LECRK3: MASIFTVFILLSMFFACGIAEEKQFSHIQLGSALHPETPPMSWRSPSGHFEFGFYQQGNGFMVGIWLVGINNKTVVWTASRDYPPVTRNATLNLTKDGLILINEQGWEKLISARTSDSAYFAANMLDSGNFVLYNKNDSIIWQTFSYPTDTILGGQTLSTGGQLFSSLSETNHSTGRYRLKMQYDGNLVLYPVNTVDVSSDAYWSSGTYENGVVYYSLYLNDTGRLQIINSTGNNVEVLSSSSASNNINTIYRATLEFNGFFRLYSHTYNETGTLNSSVIEWYALDDLCKVKGFCGFNSFCTLNDGKPYCRCLPGTDLIDANHTSLGCESNFLEVGCKGGREYVASYNINTTENMIWEDIPYMDVPMSTKEECDNSCLEDCNCGAALFIDSHCQKQKLPLRYVRRDSNNQTTAFFKVGLRSIKSWNESDHIGVHVFTSKKILVQVLVLILGFTAFSFLALGISGLFMFKIRVLRYKRLKESETLGMTLNIFSYDELKSATNGFKDELGKGSFGTVYKGNLYKGKKFVAVKKLEKLVEEGEREFRAEMQAIGRTHHKNLVRLLGYCAEGSKRLLVYEYMSNGSLANILFKGIRRPDWDERVRITLDVARGILYLHEECKTPIIHCDIKPSNILMDEFWTAKISDFGLAKLLMPDQTRTFTVVRGTRGYMAPEWQKNTPISVKADIYSYGIVLLEIICCRKNMDVNVSKPEEIVLSTWVYNCFVARELDKIVGNEEVDKRTLENMVKVALWCIQDEPILRPSMKSVVLMLEGITDVAVPPCPTNAST, from the coding sequence ATGGCCTCCATATTTACTGTTTTCATTCTACTGTCTATGTTCTTTGCATGTGGAATAGCTGAAGAGAAGCAATTTAGCCATATACAACTGGGCTCTGCACTTCATCCCGAAACTCCCCCCATGTCATGGCGTTCCCCTTCTGGCCACTTTGAATTTGGATTCTATCAGCAAGGCAATGGTTTTATGGTTGGAATCTGGTTGGTGGGTATAAACAATAAAACAGTTGTGTGGACAGCAAGCCGTGATTATCCTCCGGTCACCAGAAACGCAACACTGAATTTAACAAAGGATGGacttattttgataaatgaGCAAGGATGGGAGAAGCTTATCAGTGCTAGGACGTCAGACTCAGCTTATTTTGCTGCCAACATGCTTGATTCTGGCAATTTTGTTCTCTACAACAAAAATGATTCCATCATTTGGCAGACTTTCAGCTATCCTACTGACACTATTTTAGGAGGTCAGACTCTGTCCACTGGTGGCCAATTATTCTCTAGTTTATCGGAGACCAACCATTCAACTGGACGGTATCGTCTGAAGATGCAGTACGATGGAAACCTTGTTCTATACCCGGTAAACACTGTAGACGTTAGCAGTGATGCTTACTGGAGCTCTGGCACTTACGAAAATGGCGTAGTGTATTATAGCCTTTATCTCAATGATACAGGCCGCCTACAAATCATCAATAGCACTGGAAACAATGTTGAAGTTTTGAGTTCATCATCGGCCAGCAATAACATCAACACCATTTATCGTGCCACTCTAGAATTTAATGGATTTTTCCGGTTGTATTCACACACCTATAACGAGACTGGCACACTCAATTCATCAGTAATTGAGTGGTATGCATTGGATGATCTTTGTAAAGTGAAAGGATTTTGTGGCTTCAACAGCTTTTGCACACTCAATGATGGCAAACCGTACTGTCGTTGTCTTCCTGGAACCGATCTTATTGATGCGAATCATACATCTCTCGGCTGTGAGAGTAACTTTTTAGAAGTAGGGTGCAAAGGTGGAAGAGAATATGTTGCATCTTATAACATTAATACCACAGAAAATATGATTTGGGAAGATATTCCTTACATGGATGTACCCATGTCCACGAAGGAAGAATGCGACAATTCTTGCTTGGAAGACTGCAACTGTGGGGCAGCGTTGTTCATTGATTCGCACTGCCAGAAGCAAAAGCTTCCACTGAGATATGTTAGAAGGGATTCAAACAACCAAACCACAGCTTTCTTCAAGGTGGGCTTAAGAAGCATTAAAAGTTGGAATGAAAGTGATCACATCGGTGTCCACGTTTTCACAAGTAAAAAGATTCTAGTACAAgttcttgttttaattttaggttttaCTGCGTTCTCATTTCTGGCCCTTGGAATCTCTGGCCTTTTCATGTTCAAAATTCGAGTTCTAAGGTATAAAAGACTGAAAGAGAGTGAAACACTGGGCATgactttaaatattttttcgtATGATGAGCTCAAAAGTGCAACAAATGGCTTCAAAGATGAGTTGGGTAAGGGTTCTTTCGGAACAGTTTACAAAGGTAATTTATACAAAGGTAAAAAATTTGTTGCAGTGAAGAAGCTAGAGAAATTGGTGGAAGAAGGGGAAAGGGAGTTCCGTGCAGAGATGCAAGCAATAGGGAGAACTCACCACAAAAATTTGGTTCGATTGCTGGGTTATTGTGCTGAGGGTTCTAAGAGGCTTCTTGTCTATGAATATATGAGCAATGGCTCCCTTGCCAATATTCTTTTTAAAGGTATAAGGCGTCCAGACTGGGATGAAAGAGTAAGAATAACATTGGATGTTGCAAGAGGAATTCTCTACCTACATGAAGAGTGCAAGACCCCTATTATTCATTGTGATATAAAGCCTTCAAACATTTTGATGGATGAATTTTGGACGGCTAAAATCTCTGATTTTGGTTTGGCGAAGTTGTTAATGCCGGATCAAACAAGGACCTTCACGGTGGTCAGAGGGACTAGGGGGTATATGGCACCTGAGTGGCAAAAGAACACCCCAATATCAGTGAAGGCAGATATTTACAGTTATGGAATAGTGCTTTTGGAGATTATATGTTGCAGAAAAAACATGGACGTTAACGTATCAAAGCCTGAAGAGATTGTTCTTTCAACTTGGGTATATAATTGCTTTGTTGCTAGGGAATTGGATAAGATTGTGGGTAATGAAGAAGTAGATAAGAGAACCTTGGAGAATATGGTTAAGGTAGCATTGTGGTGCATTCAAGATGAACCAATTCTTCGTCCTTCCATGAAAAGTGTTGTATTGATGTTAGAAGGGATAACTGATGTAGCTGTTCCTCCTTGTCCAACTAATGCCTCCACATAA